A region of Candidatus Desulfarcum epimagneticum DNA encodes the following proteins:
- a CDS encoding putative biopolymer transport protein ExbB-like (Evidence 3 : Putative function from multiple computational evidences; Product type t : transporter), which yields MTEIIQQGGIIMYPLILCSVASFAAIIDRTLFWIYVKRKRNQPLVDEVLSLCAQRQWDEVREKTRGSRDYMIRILVSGILHRDFSMAKAMESAAAAEIKKMRRFMGVIDTMITAAPLLGILGTVTGIIASFKAFGGYGLDNPAAVMAGIAQALVTTAFGLGIAIFSVFPYNYFYSRIESAATEIETCATSLEIVFEKGTP from the coding sequence ATGACCGAAATCATTCAGCAGGGGGGGATCATCATGTATCCCCTGATTCTATGCTCCGTGGCCTCCTTTGCGGCCATCATCGACCGGACCCTTTTCTGGATTTACGTCAAAAGAAAACGGAACCAGCCGCTGGTGGACGAGGTTTTAAGTCTTTGCGCCCAAAGACAATGGGACGAAGTGCGGGAAAAGACCCGGGGAAGCCGGGATTACATGATCCGGATCCTGGTCAGCGGCATTTTGCACCGGGACTTTTCCATGGCCAAGGCCATGGAGTCGGCGGCGGCGGCGGAGATCAAAAAAATGCGCCGCTTCATGGGGGTCATCGACACCATGATCACGGCCGCGCCGCTTCTGGGCATTCTGGGCACGGTGACGGGCATCATCGCCTCCTTCAAGGCCTTCGGGGGGTATGGGCTGGACAATCCCGCCGCCGTCATGGCGGGCATCGCCCAGGCCCTTGTGACCACGGCATTCGGCCTGGGGATCGCGATTTTTTCGGTGTTTCCCTATAACTATTTTTACTCCAGGATCGAATCGGCGGCCACGGAGATCGAAACCTGCGCCACGAGCCTGGAGATCGTGTTTGAAAAAGGGACGCCCTGA
- a CDS encoding Biopolymer transporter ExbD: MKARRYVYKRSARIEILPLIDVVFLLLAFFIYAMLSMAVHRGMTVALPESASAKIVKGRAVSVTIAEDGRLYIDESPASYEGLKAELVKRIGNQTSPEAFLFAEKTVQCQTIFSVLDEIRAAGFERVSLQAKGLGEK, from the coding sequence ATGAAAGCCAGGCGTTATGTATATAAAAGGAGCGCCCGCATTGAGATTCTGCCTTTAATCGACGTGGTGTTTCTGCTTCTGGCGTTTTTCATCTACGCCATGCTGTCCATGGCCGTTCACCGGGGCATGACGGTGGCCCTTCCGGAGTCCGCCTCGGCGAAAATCGTGAAGGGACGGGCGGTGTCCGTGACCATCGCCGAAGACGGCCGCCTGTACATTGATGAGAGCCCGGCGTCCTACGAGGGCCTGAAGGCCGAGCTGGTCAAACGGATCGGGAATCAGACGAGCCCCGAGGCGTTTTTGTTCGCGGAAAAAACCGTCCAGTGCCAGACCATCTTTTCGGTTCTGGATGAGATCCGGGCCGCCGGGTTTGAGCGGGTGTCTCTCCAGGCCAAAGGTTTGGGCGAAAAATGA
- a CDS encoding hypothetical protein (Evidence 5 : Unknown function): MRVFVAVLVSMTVHLAFFRIPGFDARPFHFEKKMDVILTWPDRPPETPRPLEKKPAAAEKKKKTPPPKIKTRETLPQRFAPRKTAPEKPAPEKTPPPRAPRARPGPGRKTETQTLSRGAARPRAEKKPVPLYGRNRPPAYPALARKRGWEGRAILDILVDARGRVKDIRIHLSSGHAVLDRAAVRALKKWIFAPGARGGVRAAMRIKQPIQFRLTD, from the coding sequence ATGAGGGTTTTTGTCGCGGTCCTGGTTTCCATGACCGTCCACCTGGCGTTTTTCCGGATCCCGGGCTTTGACGCCCGGCCGTTTCACTTTGAAAAAAAAATGGATGTGATCCTCACATGGCCCGACCGGCCCCCGGAAACGCCCCGGCCCCTGGAAAAAAAACCCGCGGCCGCCGAAAAGAAAAAAAAAACGCCGCCGCCCAAAATAAAAACCCGGGAAACCCTTCCCCAACGGTTCGCGCCCCGGAAAACCGCGCCTGAAAAACCGGCGCCCGAAAAAACGCCGCCTCCAAGAGCGCCCAGGGCCCGGCCCGGGCCCGGCCGAAAGACGGAGACACAAACGCTCTCCAGGGGGGCCGCCAGGCCGCGGGCGGAGAAAAAACCCGTTCCCCTGTATGGGCGGAACCGCCCCCCGGCCTACCCGGCCCTGGCCCGGAAACGGGGATGGGAGGGCCGGGCGATTTTAGACATCCTGGTGGACGCCCGGGGCCGGGTCAAAGACATTCGGATTCATTTATCCAGCGGACACGCCGTTTTGGACCGGGCGGCTGTCCGGGCCCTGAAAAAATGGATATTCGCGCCCGGGGCCCGGGGAGGCGTCCGGGCGGCCATGCGGATCAAACAGCCGATTCAATTCAGGCTCACGGACTGA
- the uvrC gene encoding UvrABC system protein C: MDTQSQERKKSVFEDPDRMSRIPRGPGVYLMKDVSGEIIYVGKARNIKKRMASYFSPRLSRDPKTAALIRKIHDFETLLTETEKEALILESSLIKRHRPRYNVTLKDDKRYPVLRLDMDHPYPDLRIVRKIKNDRAVYFGPFSSSGAVRQTLRLINRTFKLRKCGASAFKNRSRPCLHHQMDACLAPCCLDVKEEDYREIIADVTLFLRGKTPALIRKIHREMFAASDALEFERAAALRDKKIALEKTLERQVSVTVDLVDRDVIAVARENEFSMIAALFVRGGRVIGSRSFPVSQTLASDPEITGAFIRQHYEKNAFIPEEILTEFGPEDKALLEERLSELKNGNRRKKKIRIRTPRRGERASLVKMAAKNAEKDLKDHIASLMSDRDLMSRLKRTLKLKSLPARIECFDNSNMSGKEAVSAMAVFVDGKPDKSRYRKYKIKNVTEHDDYAYMAEVLKRRYGKGEKSKPYPNLLLVDGGKGQLGVALAILRDLGLDGAFDAAGIAKKDPAKGEVRDKIYRPGRANPVQFGGAGDLLLFLQRVRDEAHRFVIAFHRKQRGKNSMRSALDDATGIGEKRKAALMRYYKSVKNIRDADEKEMAALPGMNMPAARAVKETLGKYSRLK, translated from the coding sequence ATGGACACACAAAGCCAGGAGAGAAAAAAATCCGTTTTTGAGGACCCGGACCGCATGTCCCGGATTCCCCGGGGCCCCGGCGTCTATCTCATGAAAGACGTGTCCGGGGAGATCATCTATGTGGGAAAGGCCCGGAACATCAAAAAGCGCATGGCCTCCTATTTTTCCCCCCGCCTTTCCCGGGACCCCAAGACAGCGGCCCTGATCCGAAAAATCCACGATTTCGAGACCCTGCTCACCGAAACCGAAAAAGAGGCCCTGATCCTGGAGTCCAGCCTCATCAAGCGCCACCGGCCCCGGTACAACGTCACTTTAAAGGACGACAAACGCTACCCGGTCCTTCGGCTGGACATGGACCATCCCTACCCGGACCTGAGAATCGTTCGAAAAATCAAAAACGACCGCGCGGTGTATTTCGGCCCGTTTTCGTCCTCCGGGGCCGTGCGCCAGACCCTGAGACTGATCAACCGGACCTTCAAGCTGCGAAAATGCGGGGCCTCGGCCTTTAAAAACCGGTCCCGGCCCTGCCTGCATCACCAGATGGACGCGTGCCTGGCCCCCTGCTGTCTGGATGTGAAAGAGGAGGATTACCGGGAGATCATCGCCGATGTGACGCTTTTTTTAAGGGGAAAAACCCCGGCCCTGATTCGAAAAATCCACCGGGAAATGTTCGCCGCCTCGGACGCCCTGGAGTTTGAAAGGGCGGCGGCGCTGCGGGACAAAAAAATCGCGCTGGAAAAAACCCTGGAGCGCCAGGTGTCGGTGACGGTGGACCTCGTGGACCGGGACGTCATCGCCGTGGCCCGGGAAAACGAGTTTTCCATGATCGCGGCTCTTTTCGTCCGGGGGGGGCGCGTCATCGGGTCCCGCTCCTTTCCCGTCTCCCAGACCCTGGCCTCGGACCCGGAAATCACCGGGGCCTTTATCCGCCAGCATTACGAAAAAAACGCCTTTATTCCCGAAGAGATTCTGACCGAGTTCGGCCCCGAGGACAAGGCCCTGCTGGAAGAGCGGCTGTCGGAGCTGAAAAACGGGAATCGAAGGAAAAAAAAGATCCGGATCCGAACCCCGCGCCGGGGCGAAAGGGCGAGCCTGGTGAAAATGGCCGCAAAAAACGCGGAAAAGGACTTAAAAGACCACATCGCCTCCCTGATGTCGGACCGGGACCTCATGTCGCGGCTCAAACGGACCCTGAAGTTGAAATCCCTGCCCGCCCGGATCGAGTGTTTCGACAATTCCAACATGTCGGGAAAAGAGGCGGTGTCCGCCATGGCGGTGTTTGTGGACGGCAAGCCGGACAAGTCCCGGTACCGGAAATACAAGATTAAAAACGTCACGGAACACGACGATTACGCCTATATGGCCGAGGTCCTTAAAAGGCGTTACGGAAAAGGAGAAAAATCAAAGCCCTACCCGAACCTTCTTTTGGTGGACGGGGGAAAGGGCCAGCTGGGCGTGGCCCTGGCGATTCTCCGGGACCTGGGCCTGGACGGCGCCTTTGATGCGGCCGGGATCGCCAAAAAAGACCCGGCAAAAGGGGAGGTCCGGGACAAAATTTACAGGCCCGGCCGGGCCAATCCCGTCCAGTTCGGGGGGGCCGGCGACCTGCTTCTTTTTCTCCAGCGCGTCCGGGACGAGGCCCACCGGTTCGTCATCGCCTTTCACCGGAAACAGCGGGGCAAAAATTCCATGCGCTCGGCCCTGGACGACGCGACGGGAATCGGGGAAAAAAGAAAAGCCGCCCTGATGAGATACTACAAAAGCGTCAAAAATATCCGGGACGCGGACGAAAAAGAAATGGCCGCCCTGCCCGGCATGAACATGCCGGCGGCCCGGGCGGTGAAAGAAACCCTGGGGAAATACAGCCGATTAAAATAA
- a CDS encoding Adenosylcobinamide amidohydrolase: MKRFFTLLFAFLFIPALLFTAPGPLAAYPLSFSDDAGKSIVLDREPSRAVSLVPSVTEMILAIGAGESLKGITWHSVTLPGAAGKTVAGGFFDPSARVVAALRPDVVFVSDIHEKIDETAAPGARIIVMDSVSIPGAFDQIRLLGDIFNRKDRAREVVRKIEKDFDIIRKKTRAISPRKRVMRIMGRDRLMTPGADSFQNEIIRAAGGIPPENLENGDVVFMGKEAFEAFNPEILYGCGRDRDIEKNVLHLPGWRDVDAVRNKKIFYFPCELTCRASVNAAYFTGWLAASIYGDALLKKESRVFGDKIFKSRPIDTVPGWVRQARIAESRIHDFVHKTLIIDFKTPMAIVSTLEGIRRGVGSIGNHYIPPHHWPLTGAHTLEALRKTVYPIIGADAKQASFLFTGADMDHLSAVTETFKDIEVYVLATAGVSSNAMRMSVDRGDYYEPGDAAAEGRGTINLIIMADRRLTPRAMTRAVITATEAKTAALMDMDIRSSYQGGRRATGTGTDNIIVAEGAGPALDHSGGHSKLGELIARAVYKAVREAVAMQNGLFTGRHVFQRLMERGILIHELADGPGFPGAVEKRRLKKEAREILLNPSHASFMASALGVSDDYEKGLIADLSSFERWAEDAARRIAGRPCEIKPFTAGQGLPKAVSTALDAIFSGAAARLRDRGEIK, from the coding sequence ATGAAACGATTCTTTACGCTTTTATTCGCCTTTTTATTCATCCCGGCGCTTTTATTCACGGCGCCCGGGCCATTGGCGGCCTATCCGCTGTCCTTTTCGGACGACGCCGGGAAATCCATCGTCCTGGACCGGGAGCCCTCCCGGGCCGTGTCCCTGGTCCCGTCCGTCACCGAAATGATCCTGGCCATCGGCGCCGGGGAATCCCTCAAAGGGATCACCTGGCACAGCGTCACGCTTCCCGGGGCCGCCGGAAAAACGGTGGCCGGGGGATTTTTCGACCCTTCCGCCCGGGTGGTGGCCGCTTTGAGGCCGGACGTGGTGTTTGTCTCGGACATTCATGAAAAAATCGATGAGACCGCGGCGCCGGGCGCCCGGATCATCGTCATGGACTCCGTCTCCATTCCCGGCGCCTTCGATCAGATCCGGCTTTTGGGAGACATTTTCAACCGGAAAGACCGGGCCCGGGAAGTGGTCCGAAAAATTGAAAAAGACTTTGACATCATCCGGAAAAAGACCAGGGCCATCTCCCCGCGCAAACGGGTCATGAGAATCATGGGCCGGGACCGGCTCATGACCCCGGGCGCCGACTCCTTTCAAAACGAAATCATCCGGGCCGCCGGGGGAATCCCGCCGGAAAACCTTGAAAACGGGGACGTGGTTTTCATGGGCAAAGAGGCGTTTGAAGCGTTCAATCCCGAAATCCTCTACGGATGCGGACGGGATCGGGACATTGAAAAAAACGTCCTTCATCTTCCCGGTTGGCGGGACGTGGACGCGGTTCGAAACAAAAAAATATTTTATTTTCCCTGCGAGCTGACCTGCCGGGCCTCGGTGAACGCCGCCTATTTCACGGGATGGCTGGCCGCCTCCATTTACGGGGACGCGCTTTTAAAAAAGGAAAGCCGGGTCTTTGGGGACAAAATTTTCAAGTCCCGACCCATTGACACGGTCCCGGGATGGGTCCGCCAGGCGAGAATCGCCGAGAGCCGGATACACGATTTTGTCCACAAAACCCTGATCATCGATTTCAAAACCCCCATGGCCATTGTCTCCACCCTGGAGGGAATTCGGCGGGGCGTCGGGTCCATCGGCAACCATTACATTCCGCCCCATCACTGGCCCCTGACCGGCGCCCACACTTTGGAGGCGCTTCGAAAAACGGTCTATCCGATCATAGGCGCCGACGCGAAACAGGCCTCGTTTCTGTTCACCGGCGCCGACATGGACCATCTGTCCGCGGTCACAGAGACATTCAAAGACATCGAGGTCTATGTCCTGGCCACCGCCGGGGTGTCCTCCAACGCCATGCGGATGTCTGTGGACCGGGGCGATTATTACGAGCCGGGGGACGCCGCCGCCGAGGGAAGGGGCACGATCAATCTCATCATCATGGCCGACAGGCGGCTCACCCCCCGGGCCATGACCCGGGCCGTCATCACCGCCACGGAGGCCAAAACAGCGGCGCTGATGGATATGGACATCCGCTCCAGCTATCAGGGCGGACGACGGGCCACCGGGACCGGGACCGACAACATCATCGTGGCCGAAGGGGCCGGCCCGGCTCTGGACCATTCCGGGGGCCACTCCAAGCTGGGGGAGCTGATCGCCCGGGCCGTTTACAAAGCCGTCCGGGAGGCTGTGGCCATGCAAAACGGCCTGTTCACCGGGCGGCATGTTTTCCAGCGCCTCATGGAGCGGGGAATCCTGATCCATGAGCTGGCGGACGGTCCGGGATTTCCGGGCGCTGTGGAAAAAAGACGCCTGAAAAAAGAGGCCCGGGAGATTCTTCTCAACCCTTCCCACGCCTCCTTCATGGCCTCGGCCCTGGGTGTCAGCGACGATTATGAAAAGGGGCTCATCGCCGACCTGTCCTCGTTTGAGCGATGGGCCGAAGACGCGGCCCGGCGAATCGCCGGGAGGCCCTGCGAAATCAAACCCTTCACAGCGGGACAGGGGCTTCCAAAGGCCGTGTCCACGGCCCTGGACGCGATTTTCTCCGGCGCCGCCGCCAGGTTGAGGGATCGGGGTGAAATAAAATGA
- a CDS encoding Iron complex transport system substrate-binding protein, with the protein MRINQTRRAAAVFFVFFSVLFLLWRGAARSADMEARKIVSLGPVITKMIYMLGAQDRLIANTVYCVAPEEAREKKKIGTVMQADIEKIISLAPDLVIASSLAREKQLDILRRHGVRAIRLQNPKGFSEICDMTARLGKIVGQTERAAEIIAGARRQVEAAIRRTRGLKKRTVFMQIGLKPLRAASKDAFIHDYIVLSSGVNIAENETSGVYSREKVLQEDPDVILIATMGTSKKAGEMEKKRWAAFSSLKAARNGEIHVLDPEIVCSPTPPIFAQGLEEIASLIHPGIGVFKKRPQAFGDGSP; encoded by the coding sequence ATGAGAATCAATCAGACACGGCGCGCGGCGGCTGTTTTTTTCGTCTTTTTTTCAGTCCTTTTTTTACTTTGGAGAGGAGCGGCCCGGTCGGCGGACATGGAGGCCCGAAAAATCGTGTCCCTGGGCCCCGTCATCACCAAGATGATCTATATGCTGGGCGCCCAGGACCGGCTCATCGCCAACACCGTGTACTGCGTGGCGCCTGAAGAGGCCCGCGAAAAAAAAAAGATCGGCACGGTGATGCAGGCGGACATTGAAAAAATCATCAGCCTGGCGCCCGACCTGGTCATCGCCAGCTCCCTGGCCCGGGAAAAGCAGCTGGACATCCTGAGAAGACACGGGGTCCGGGCCATCCGCCTTCAAAATCCCAAAGGATTTTCTGAAATCTGCGACATGACCGCCCGGCTGGGAAAAATAGTGGGCCAGACCGAAAGAGCGGCCGAAATCATCGCCGGCGCCCGAAGACAGGTGGAGGCCGCGATACGCCGGACCCGGGGATTGAAAAAAAGAACGGTTTTCATGCAGATCGGCCTAAAGCCCCTGCGCGCCGCCTCCAAAGACGCCTTTATTCATGACTACATCGTCCTGTCCTCGGGCGTGAACATCGCCGAAAATGAGACATCCGGCGTTTACAGCCGGGAAAAGGTTCTGCAAGAAGACCCCGACGTGATTCTCATCGCCACCATGGGAACCTCCAAAAAGGCCGGGGAGATGGAGAAAAAAAGATGGGCCGCGTTTTCTTCCCTGAAAGCGGCCCGAAACGGCGAGATCCACGTCCTGGACCCGGAGATCGTGTGCAGCCCCACGCCCCCGATATTCGCCCAGGGCCTGGAAGAGATCGCGTCTTTGATTCACCCGGGGATCGGCGTTTTCAAAAAACGCCCTCAAGCCTTCGGCGACGGGAGCCCATGA
- a CDS encoding Iron complex transport system permease protein, which translates to MTENKKRKWALATASLIGLVAIASLISLCAGSAGIHPADIPGILLKGHGTAERSILLDIRLPRLILGLAVGGSLGLAGALLQGIFRNPLVEPYTLGISGGASLGVCANIILNLHDTLGMLAYPASGFMGAAAVVFLVYGLNRKPGAMKSGGMLLTGVMISYVSSSAVMLLMAVSGNDDLRDIVFWIMGSLDEPSPFLIRASVWVSLAGLAASFFFCLDLNALALGEEEAEHLGVHAARTRKRVFVIASVMTGLSVSVAGVIMFAGLIVPHFMRIIIGSDHRILLVGSFLAGASFLALCDVIARTIISPLELPVGVITGIIGGTVFIWALYRKGSEMS; encoded by the coding sequence ATGACTGAAAACAAAAAACGAAAATGGGCGTTGGCCACAGCGTCCCTCATCGGCCTTGTCGCGATTGCGAGCCTGATCTCTTTATGCGCCGGAAGCGCGGGAATTCACCCCGCCGACATTCCGGGCATACTGCTGAAAGGGCACGGCACGGCGGAGCGAAGCATCCTTTTGGATATCCGTCTGCCCCGGCTGATCCTGGGCCTGGCCGTGGGCGGGTCCCTGGGGCTGGCCGGCGCGCTTCTCCAGGGCATATTCCGAAACCCCCTGGTGGAGCCTTACACCCTGGGCATCTCCGGCGGGGCCTCTTTGGGGGTGTGCGCCAACATCATTTTGAACCTCCATGACACCCTGGGCATGCTCGCCTACCCGGCCTCGGGTTTTATGGGCGCCGCCGCGGTGGTTTTTTTGGTTTACGGGCTCAACCGGAAACCCGGCGCCATGAAATCCGGGGGCATGCTTTTGACCGGGGTGATGATCAGCTACGTGTCGTCGTCCGCGGTCATGCTGCTCATGGCGGTGTCCGGAAACGACGATTTGCGAGACATCGTGTTCTGGATCATGGGGTCTTTGGACGAGCCCAGCCCGTTTTTAATCCGCGCCTCCGTGTGGGTGTCCCTGGCGGGTCTGGCCGCGTCGTTTTTCTTCTGCCTGGATCTCAACGCCCTGGCCCTGGGGGAAGAAGAAGCCGAGCATCTGGGAGTCCACGCGGCCCGGACCCGGAAAAGGGTCTTTGTCATCGCCTCGGTCATGACGGGCCTGAGTGTGTCCGTGGCCGGCGTCATTATGTTCGCGGGCCTCATCGTGCCCCATTTCATGCGGATCATCATCGGCTCCGACCACCGTATCCTTCTCGTCGGCTCTTTTCTGGCCGGGGCCTCGTTTCTGGCCCTGTGCGACGTCATCGCCCGAACCATCATCTCCCCGCTGGAGCTTCCCGTGGGGGTCATCACCGGCATCATCGGGGGAACGGTCTTCATCTGGGCGCTTTACAGAAAAGGGAGCGAGATGTCATGA
- a CDS encoding ABC cobalamin/iron(III) transporter, ATP-binding protein: MTPVLKLDRVDLGYPGKPVLKDVSFGLLPGEMAGVTGPNGSGKTTLIKAAAGLIRPEKGGIFINGQNIRAMSHMERARRIAAARQSSDAPHMTVEAHTLLGRLPFFKKYQFFETEKDRSTARKYMRLTGVLALKDKRMDEISQGERQLAGIARALCQEPALLMLDEPTSNLDIARQVQILELVDHLRKEMGMAVLTALHDLNLASEYSDRIIMVNGKTGKVRDMGAPEDALTEDSIREVYDARVSVSRNPDSGKPRVFVKRPPAALRTPSPRSG, translated from the coding sequence ATGACCCCTGTTCTCAAACTGGACCGTGTGGATTTGGGATACCCGGGAAAACCGGTTTTAAAAGATGTCTCCTTCGGCCTTTTACCCGGCGAAATGGCCGGCGTGACGGGCCCCAACGGATCAGGCAAAACCACTCTCATCAAGGCCGCCGCCGGCCTCATCCGACCGGAAAAGGGCGGGATTTTCATCAACGGCCAAAACATCCGGGCCATGTCCCATATGGAGCGGGCGCGGCGCATCGCGGCGGCCCGGCAGTCTTCGGACGCTCCCCACATGACCGTGGAGGCGCACACGCTTTTGGGAAGGCTTCCTTTTTTTAAAAAATACCAGTTTTTCGAAACCGAAAAAGACCGGTCCACGGCCCGGAAATACATGAGGCTCACCGGTGTGCTCGCCCTGAAAGACAAGCGCATGGATGAGATCAGCCAGGGCGAAAGGCAGCTGGCCGGCATCGCCCGCGCCCTGTGTCAGGAGCCGGCCCTTCTGATGCTGGACGAGCCCACCTCCAACCTGGACATCGCGCGCCAGGTTCAAATTCTGGAGCTGGTGGATCATTTGAGAAAAGAGATGGGAATGGCCGTTTTAACGGCCCTTCATGATTTGAACCTGGCCTCCGAGTATTCCGACCGGATCATCATGGTCAACGGGAAGACCGGGAAGGTCCGCGACATGGGGGCGCCGGAAGACGCCCTGACCGAAGACTCCATCCGGGAGGTGTACGACGCCCGGGTCTCGGTGTCCCGAAACCCGGATTCGGGAAAACCCCGGGTGTTTGTCAAAAGGCCCCCCGCGGCGCTCAGGACGCCATCTCCACGATCCGGTTGA
- the elbB gene encoding isoprenoid biosynthesis protein with amidotransferase-like domain (Evidence 2a : Function from experimental evidences in other organisms; PubMedId : 1575737, 9603997; Product type e : enzyme), giving the protein MPKIGVLLSGCGKNDGSEIHEATLTLLFLDRAGAGIEAMAPNMGQHDVINHATGEMAGEQRNVLAESARIARGDIRDIQEVRAEDLDALVLPGGFGAAKNLCDFAEKGKDAVVNPGVRGLIREMAGQGKPLGAICIAPVVLASALSDKNPRLTIGNDMATASALEAMGARHVECPVDGIVEDEKNRIVSTPAYMLGPGIKDVAKGIEKLVNRIVEMAS; this is encoded by the coding sequence ATGCCGAAAATCGGAGTTCTGCTGTCCGGATGCGGGAAAAACGACGGATCCGAAATTCATGAGGCGACGCTGACCCTGCTGTTCCTGGACAGGGCCGGCGCCGGGATTGAGGCCATGGCGCCGAATATGGGCCAGCATGATGTGATCAACCACGCCACCGGCGAAATGGCCGGTGAGCAAAGAAACGTCCTGGCCGAGTCGGCCCGGATCGCCCGGGGCGATATCCGGGACATCCAGGAGGTCCGGGCCGAAGACCTGGACGCCCTGGTCCTGCCCGGGGGGTTCGGCGCCGCGAAAAATTTATGCGATTTCGCCGAAAAGGGAAAGGACGCGGTCGTGAACCCGGGGGTCCGGGGGCTGATCCGGGAGATGGCCGGGCAGGGAAAACCCCTGGGGGCCATCTGCATCGCGCCGGTGGTCCTGGCGTCGGCCCTGTCCGACAAAAATCCCCGGCTGACCATCGGAAACGACATGGCCACGGCGTCGGCCCTGGAGGCCATGGGCGCCCGGCACGTGGAATGCCCGGTGGACGGGATCGTGGAGGATGAAAAAAACAGGATCGTCTCCACCCCGGCCTACATGCTGGGGCCGGGAATCAAAGACGTGGCCAAAGGCATCGAAAAGCTCGTCAACCGGATCGTGGAGATGGCGTCCTGA
- a CDS encoding hypothetical protein (Evidence 5 : Unknown function), translating to MKDPIIEEVRRIRHEHSKLFDYDLDAICEDYKSRQKKIKSRLARLKPKPIATRHALRADRDSAPLHLPR from the coding sequence ATGAAAGACCCTATTATCGAAGAAGTTCGCAGGATCCGGCATGAACATTCCAAATTATTTGACTATGATCTCGACGCCATTTGTGAGGATTACAAATCGCGTCAAAAAAAAATAAAGAGCCGACTTGCGCGTCTGAAACCCAAACCCATAGCGACTCGCCATGCCTTGCGCGCGGACAGGGATTCCGCTCCTCTTCATCTCCCCCGGTGA
- a CDS encoding conserved hypothetical protein (Evidence 4 : Unknown function but conserved in other organisms), which translates to MKSKIYIETSVISYLTARPSKNIVIAARQASTVDFWNRLHEFEVFISDIVIQEALRGDKTQAKHRRRMIESFRALEIDDEIKEIARIFLLKKAIPEKCPEDALHIAVAAANGMDAIVTWNFKQINNPFIRIKIRQLLEEIGWACPEICSPEEFLGDEI; encoded by the coding sequence ATGAAATCAAAAATTTACATTGAAACAAGCGTCATCAGCTATTTAACCGCGAGACCATCGAAAAATATAGTGATCGCGGCTCGTCAGGCGTCCACTGTGGATTTCTGGAATCGCCTTCATGAGTTTGAGGTGTTCATTTCCGATATCGTCATTCAAGAGGCGTTGAGGGGAGATAAAACCCAGGCAAAGCATCGTCGACGGATGATAGAATCCTTCCGGGCTCTTGAGATCGATGATGAAATTAAAGAAATCGCTCGAATTTTTCTGCTCAAAAAAGCGATTCCTGAAAAATGTCCTGAAGACGCGCTTCATATCGCGGTGGCGGCGGCAAATGGAATGGACGCTATTGTGACCTGGAATTTCAAACAGATCAACAACCCATTCATTCGAATAAAAATCAGACAGTTACTCGAAGAAATCGGTTGGGCGTGTCCTGAAATATGCTCGCCGGAAGAATTTTTAGGAGATGAAATATGA